The Vibrio quintilis DNA window GTCGTCACAGAATTCATCCGGTAAATGTGACAGGCCAATCTGCTCCCCGGCACACAGAACAAATGCCCGCTCAATCACATTTTCCAGTTCACGAACATTCCCCGGCCAGTCATGCGCGATTAAAACCGACTCTGCTTCTGCGCTGATTCCCTGAATTGAACGCTTCTGGAGACGATTAAAATGATGAATAAACTGATCAATCAGCAGCGGAATATCTTCTTTTCGCTCACGTAACGCCGGTAATTTCAGACCAACAACCTGAATCCGGTAAAATAAATCCTGTCTGAATTCACCATCAGCAACCATCTGCGATAAATTACGGTGTGTTGCGACAATAATTCTGGCCCGGTTTTTCTCCGCATGTACTGACCCCAGCGGTTCATATTCATGCTCTTGTAACACCCGCAGCAACCTGACCTGGAGTGCCGGGCTGATTTCACCAATTTCATCCAGAAATAAGGTGCCATCTTTTGCTAAAGCAAAGCGGCCCGGTTTGTCATGTGTTGCTCCGGTAAATGCACCTTTCTTATATCCGAATAGCTCAGATTCAAGCAAACTATCAGGTAAGGCACCGCAGTTGATCGCGACAAAAGGCTTATCTTTACGCGCGCCCATCTCATGAATCGCTTTCGCCAGCAGCTCTTTGCCGGTACCGGTTTCCCCATAAACTGAAACGGTACTGTCACTGGCTGCAATTGCCGGCAATAACTCAAACAACTGACGCATCACCGGGCTACAACTGACAAATTCACCCGCCTGACATTTCCCCTCCAGTGCATTTCTTAAGGCTTCGACTTCACTCAGATCCCTGAATGTTTCTGCACCACCAATAATTTGCCCGCCGGCATTTTTCAGCACCGCAGTTGAAACAGAAACAGGAATTCGTTCTCCTTCTGCATCAATGATATAGCAGGACTGATTCACAATCGGCGTGTCATTCTGAAGGGTATGTCTGAGTGCACATTCACGTTCACACATACTGGATT harbors:
- a CDS encoding sigma-54 interaction domain-containing protein, with translation MSSTIPEFTDAILESISDGVFTVDHHWCISFFNRAAEEITGIRREEALGKPCSEVFKSSMCERECALRHTLQNDTPIVNQSCYIIDAEGERIPVSVSTAVLKNAGGQIIGGAETFRDLSEVEALRNALEGKCQAGEFVSCSPVMRQLFELLPAIAASDSTVSVYGETGTGKELLAKAIHEMGARKDKPFVAINCGALPDSLLESELFGYKKGAFTGATHDKPGRFALAKDGTLFLDEIGEISPALQVRLLRVLQEHEYEPLGSVHAEKNRARIIVATHRNLSQMVADGEFRQDLFYRIQVVGLKLPALRERKEDIPLLIDQFIHHFNRLQKRSIQGISAEAESVLIAHDWPGNVRELENVIERAFVLCAGEQIGLSHLPDEFCDDSEPVGVREEVALIRQSAEKKAIESALKHNHYNRAATARELGIHKTTLYRKMKVLKIPFPAQNGRHRMTNES